The region gtattataaatggaattaagGGATTTAGTCCTTCATGATCTTTAAGTgctctgggaagaaaaagaaacaggaaaccaaattttaatcttaattttactTGGCAAGAATGAATTATACCAGAGGGAGTTAATGGTATGATGCAAATGTGAATGCTTTTAGATAATGCTATTAGGAGTTAGAGCCCTACAATAGCTCTCTCCCTGCTTACCAAGATAAGCAGGTCTAGCGGTATTTGGTCCCTGTCTCTTTCCTCTGAGATTATGCATGAAATAGGAAAGATTTACCAATGTTTGTATCTCTAACTCCTTTTTTTCCTATGTCTTGATaccatcactttaaaaaattttatcttcacacaaggacatgcttattgaccttagagagaggggaagggagggagagaaagggagagaaagatcaatgtgagagagaaacatcgattggtcgcttctcatacgcaccctgactgggacagaacttgaaacctaggcatgtggccctggctgggaattgaaccctcaaccttttggtttacaggatgatgctccaaacaactgagccacactggccagggcatcatcactttattttttgattgatccacttttctttttgtgtattgCTACCACCAGGGAATAGGGTTATAACCATGTTCATTTATGCATTAGCTACTTATGATATCTTTATTGTTACTATTTCTTGAGTTTATGttttatatctctatatatctatTTGTAGATATCAATAgatagatatttattattttcagtgtATATGTAGGGAAACTTTGGTATTGCTTCTGTATATTGTCAGCAGTAGGCACCAAATTATGTACTTTTGGCCACTGTTGAACTTAGAACCTTGAGTTCAAAGTTTCTAACTCTCCACTTCGTCATTTTCAGTTGagagattttctgtttctttcataaATACTTGTATGAATGATCCCTTAGTGAGTAGGTATTTATTTGATGTTTTAGGAAATAACACTGAAGGTTGTGCCAGGGGACTTTACCTTGTAGGAATGAAAAGAATCAGACCATTTTCAGGCAGCGTACAGAGGTGTAGTAAGAACTACAGGAGACTTTTCTCATTGCACAAGTATAGCTTTAAAGTTAGTACAAATTGCCAGATTGCAGTGACTTTTTCCTCAAATGCCACAGTGTGTGGGGTTATGGGATTTACAATTGCTTATCTGAGACTGGGCTTTGAGTTTAGGAGCCAGAGACTTTTAATTTTGTATGTGcacagatttgttttcttttctcctttctccctcccccctccctcccctccttcttccctcccttccttcctttttctttctttcactaaaCAGGCAATAgctcttttctttaaaacattgtaAGTAGATAATTGTGTTACCTTAACAGTATCAACATCTTTATGTCTCAGAATTTCTAGAGATGACTTAGGACACAATTCTGTAATCTATTATAAACACTGAAGTCCGTATCCTTCATCAAGATTAGGATGTCAACTTTTAAATCAGATGCTATCTTACAAGTAGGAAGAACCATATTAATAAATCACAGAaccttggggtggtgaacacacaatacagtgtacagatgatgtgttacagaattgtatacctgaaacctgtaaattttattaaccggtgcaccccaataaattcagtaaagaggGGAAAGTAATAAATGAggactattaaaaaaatagataacagaaaaaaatgaagaaatgtcaCAAAATACTTAGTCAAGAAAGAGTCAGATAGCTAAGTAACAACCAAGTAGCTAGAAAGCCTTGTAAAGAACAGTCCCTCTGTCCGTTGTGGTGGTGTTACTAACAATATCAGTGTAGGAGTTAGCTTTGGAAATGTTGGTTAGAGCCCCCTTTTCTGTGTAGAAAACAGTTCATTTCATGAGAATAACACCAACTTCACGTCTACAGGTCTTTATCTATCGTCCCACCGTTTCTGTGGCCTCACAGGAGGAGATGGCTCTCTTCCATTGTCAGCCAGTGTCTCCACCTGTAGCCCAGATTCCATTCTTTTCCACTTGTTTTAGGACCTTGatttaaggatttttttcatgattcaaTCACTTCCTGTTCTAATTTCACACATTCAAAAGTTTTTCTTGCTTTAAAGAGAACATATTGcacaataatttaattttttatttctttcaattttgttctttcctctCAGCACCAAACTTTTCGTACCTGTAGCTAACTGCCTTAATTCCTGTTCTGTTTCAGTCTTTGATGTTaggttcttcttttctctctctctctcttcttttttttttactagaagtATTTTGAAAAGACTCACAAATTCTTTCTTGATAGCACCCTGTTCTTTAGTCCTTTCTGTATTCAAAGTTTCTGCTGTTTTGAGTATTTTGTCTCCGCTTGTTTGACCTCACTAGATCCTTTTCTGTTCTAATCTCTTTCCAAGTGCTTTTTCCTGAACTTTACTTTCTCCCTAACACAAATGCATGtacttttaagatttatattctactcttttattttttaatctcagttTATTGTGATATCTTCAAATAGTCTTTGCATGTCATTAATTCCCTGATATATTTGTCTAGCCCATATATCTTATTTTCATTCTGTCCCCAAAGTTTCCCCAGCCTACAGTCTCTCTCCACTGAATGTCCCACttcattttaaatcactttaaattCAATAtggtgaaaaatgaaatcaaCTCTCCCTAAGTAGCCTCTGGCCCTTCTTCAATATTTCTACCTCTAGTACCGCTATTAGTTCTAGTCCATTTGATTAGAAACCATTGTATCTTTTTGAATCTCACTTTGTAAGAATTGCCCATAATCAATGacagtattttttgtttctttcctccttttcttgttTTAGATTTACTCCTGTACTAAATTCTTACTAGTAATTTCCCAATCCAGGCCCTCATAATTTATATTATGCTTTCTTGCTGAATTTGATAATCTTATTCTCACATTATCCACTTTAGATTAACTTAACAAGCATCTTCATCTAAAACATCACATATTTATCATGTTCCTACTATAGCAGAAAGCGTCAATTTTTTTTATCGCCTACCACATGGCATTGGTTGCCTCGTTAGTTGTCAGAGGGTTTTATTGTTCAATtccattcctcttttcctttttcatgctgtttctttttccatGCCTATCTATAGTAATCTTTCCTTAAACTTACATATCAATCAGGACTTACCCTCTATAATCTTTTGTTTTATACATATCactggtttatttttatatatttttctgtaattgaTGAGCAAGTTTCGTTTTCCCTTTTTGTATTGCAGAGGAAAGAGATTTTGTCCTCCACTTAATTCTGGATCCTATATCCAAAGTCAGAGAATCAACTCCAAAACAGAACACTTCTGAAAAACCAGTAGTGACATGGCTTGACACTAGAAAAATTTCAAGTGATGATTTCTAAAATTTCACATTATAAGAACTTGAATTTGATAACCAGTTTGAGAAATGCcagtaaaacaaaattacaagGAAACTCAATTCAGGAGAAAGATCATGAATATAATTTGGGGAAATATCTGATCTGAGCTCAAACCTTTTTAAACAACCTATCTTTCAGAGAGTTTCTGAAAGATAAAGATTTCATAATGGTGATACAAACAGTAGGAGCTTAAAGCATAAGTCTGcttcagttgattttttaaaaggcaatttataaatgaaaaataacttattAGATATAAGTAAGGATGCATTTATATCTGAAATCTTACTTATTCTCGGAACAATTTAAAGGTGGGACCATAGTTCAGTAGTTATGGGATCAGAGAAAatttgtgtgagagagaaacatgaatgtaaaCTATGCGGTAAAACCTTCAGCCGAAGCAGTAATGTTATTCAGCATCAAAGAATGCACACTGGAGAGTAACCTTATGAATGTCATGAGTGTGGGAAAGCTTTTGGCCGTATTTCAGCCCTCATTCAACATCACAGAACTCATACTGGGGAGAAACCTTATGAGTTTAATGAATGTGAAAAAGCCTTCAGCCACAGGTCCTCCCTTAGAAATCAtgagagaattcatactggagaaaaaccCTATCCCTGCCATGAGTGTGGGAAAGTTTTTAGCCATATTTCAGTGAGGACTCAACATCACAGAACTCATACTGGAAAGAAGCCGTATGCATGTATtgaatgtggaaaagccttcagcCGGAGTGCACATCTTATTTAGCATCGGGGGATTCATGCTGGGGAGAAGTCTTACCAGTGTAAGGAACGGCAGAAAGTTTTTTGCCACAGCACATCACTAATTCAACATCAGAGAACTCACCCAGGAGAAAAGCCCTATGAATGTaatgaatgtggaaaagccttcagcCATACCCCAGCCTTCATTCAACaccagagaattcatactggagagaaaccctatgagtgtaacgaatgtggaaaagccttcaaCCGGAGCACACATCTTACTCAACAGCAGagaactcacactggagagaaaccttatgtctGTAAGGAATGTGGAAAAACCTTTAGCTGAAGTACACACCTTACTGAACATCTAAAAATTCATTCTGGTGAGAAACCCTATTGATGTGATGAATGTCAAAAAACTATTTGGCTATAAAACATCACTAATTCGACATCAGAGAActcatacaggagagaaaccctaccaatgtaatgaatgtgggaaatctttcagTTTAAGATCAGCCCTTACTAAACATAAGCGAACACATACTGGGGAGAAAACTTGTCAATGTAATTAACGTGGTAATGGGTTTGTTCGTTCGTTTGCTTGTTTGTCATAGCGAATCTTTAATCCAACCTCAGGGAACTCATTTCAGACATGAAACCCTATCAGAGTCATGAATCGGGGAAACCCATAGCCATAGGTCTTCCTTTACACCTGAGCACTCACAGTGGTAAGGAACCCTAGGATTGTTATGCAAGAAAAACGTTAAACAGAATACTCATTCACTCAATAGTATAATATTTGTACTGAGAAGAAACACTTCTTGCAATTAATCTGAAAAATGTGTTAccattgaaagaaaaatttatagaacTATTCATCTCCAAAactgaaggttttttaaaaaagattttatttatttatttatttatttatttatttatttatttatttttagagagggggaagggaaggagaaagagagggagagacacactgatgtgtgagagaaacatcaattggttgcctcatgcaTACTCCtacctggggacccagcctgcgacccaggtatgttccctgaccaagaatcgatcTGACGACTTTTCagcttgcaggatgatgctcaacccactgagccacaccagtcaggcctgaaaaaattttaaaacacatatttagaaaattattttcagagataACTTATTAGAagtgtatatatttgtttatagtaAAATCAATTTCAGGTACACCAAAGTTTTAGTGGGATGATGAAAATTATTGACCATATACATAATCTTTTATCCTTTTAGTATTTCCCatgttatttttcaatgttttaaaattagtttcataATAACTTTTTAGGACAATTCACATGGTATGATGTATTTTCTCATGTTAAAGGAACTTTTACTCTGAGGCTGTAAATGCCAGTTACAATTTCAGTATTGTTATATTTAAATTCTCCTTATATTAAAGCAcagttttgtaatttaaaaaaaggaaaagaaacttttacagtgtttgaattttttaaattgacaaatTTAATTAATAGCCATAAATGCACAGGTATAATTAGCATTATTTCCCAGaattcatggaatattttttttaaatggtctatgtatatgcatataaagaaaatcttgccttggctggatggctcagttggttggagcatcatcccatatgtTGAGAGCTAGAAAAGAAggctaggcaattataagcattgctaagcagaaaacctcttgaaggtcaccagaatagataggggagagaaacaacattgtcggccaaagtaagggtaaacaatacgtgatttgcagagggctcattctgagttacagccaattagttagagggccataaaactttgggtgccggactcatctcgggtctggacccctatctttaaactgagggtacaaattaagtgggacaggtggttcttatcgacaggagacagggtttcaaaagaaaattttaacatctggttaatgttcctccacagccaagagctatgcagagataacagcaactcccgcttttgtaacttgcttgcttgcttctcgcgtgtataaaagagctagcctgtgagcgttcggcgcggctctcgtcggagagttcgcccctgcgcaggtaaaaactttgtttggccaataaaccatctataaatctcttaagagtctgagtccgtcagttcctggaaggagagatctcgctctcgcatataacatttggaggccccagcgggattctccatctgggaactgaaaggtAAGCGACAACGAGGATCCTCATTCTGAGTTTTAGAGGTCTAGACCGGTTTGGATTTGGGCTGGGAGATGGTCCGTCCGGTATAACACCTGGCCAGGGGGTCTGGGCCCTGAGGTGGTAGGTGGGACGCCACTTGCATTCCACCCAGGGGACTCCCAAGGAGGGGACGCCCTTGGGAGTCAGAGATGAGGGGACACCCTTGGGAGTGGGAGCTCGGCTCCCCGCGACAAGGGTTTTTTGTCGCGTCTGGTAACAGTTGCGTTTTGCGCGCCACAACAGTGTAGCGGGTAAGGTCGCATCTGGAACTAGTTTCGTTTTGCGCTGTGTTGCGCTGCGATGTATGAGTGTGACAACCTCGGTATGTCTAAATAGGAGTGTGAACATTgtgtttgattgtgtgaggacagagtgtgtggctccacaggcaacagcctacggagcgtgcgtgggtcctaacctgcggttccttagtctgtcatatggcataacggctgggagtttcacccggactctacgcgggcagccttagctaagacagacctaagtcctcgcgagaggagaggccaggcggacgaagtgaaagtaaattgtcatttctgtttgttttgttttgtgtgtttgtctcagttatgtgaaactaacatgaaaatgggccagcgggagtccacccccgaactccccgcttgattgcatcttgaataacttttctgatttccagcatCGCACACGCGGCTACGGGAGCGTGCAGCTCGACCCGGAGTTCCTGCGGACTCTTTGCCAACTAGAATGGCCCACCTTCGGTGTCGGGTGGCCTGCAGCGGGGACCTTTGATCTCCCCATTCTCTTTGCTGTATGGGGAACAGTGTACAGGGTGCCACACACAGATCAAATGGTGTATATAGATGTCTGGGTAGATATAGCCTCAGATCGCCCCGGGTACATAGGCAAGTGTGAGTCCAGAAATCGGAGGACCAGAAGGGCGGTGTGTGTGGCTACAAGGGGAGGCGGGGAAGCACGCCCAGAGTGTAGATCCAGACCCACACAGCCGATAACCGAGAAGAAAGAGAGACCGAGACTGTACCCGGTGCTGCCGGAGCAACTGGAGGACCTGCTGGACCCTGCAGTAGTCCCTCTGCCCTACCCGTTGCAGAGGCCGGATACCACCGggcagaaagaggaaacaaaagaaatccccGGAGCCCTCTGCGCCACAAGAGCGGAGGGTGCCTAAgctctacccccccccccactaccaggacctggggagaacgtgttagaccccttgaatgagctccctccctaccctaggagggaagtgccgcattctacccagcccgaggagggagggacactcggGAGCCTTCCTCACACCCGAGGGGAAActagggaaggggaggaggctccagtatccccagcacctccggcacttctgccactccgtgaggcaccgcccGGACTGGGTGCCCCTGCCGGAGCACCCTCTCggttgatatatgttcctttctccactagtgatctatATAATTGGAAACATCAGAACCCCCcgttttctgagaaacctcaggGTTTAATCTCCCTCCTGGAGACCATTTTTAGAACGCACCAGCCCACTTGGGATGATTGCCAGCAGATCTTACAGACCCTCTTTACCTCAGAGGAGAGGGATAGAATACTCTCAGGGGCCGCCAAGGCAGttatgggggaagagggagagactgcggcgggaaggagggaggtggaggatatCCTGCCCAGTCAGCCCCCTGACTGAGACCCTAACACGAGCAGGGGGAAGGGACGCGCTCCTTCAGTATCGCAGGGCTCTGTTGAGGGGATTAAAGGCAGCCGCTAGGAAGCCCACCAATTTTAGGAAGATTAGTGAAGtgatccaggggagggaggaatctccggctgctttcctagaaagattactaGAGGCAGGTGTGGGAGTTCTTGGGAGCAGTAGGATATTGCCACCTCtggattctagggtttgcagaattggctaagcctctccatgaacttacgaggggaaaagagggaaatataacttgaactgaaaaagagaaccgagcctttgaggcgcttaaggcagctttggtatctgcacctgcattggctttgccaaatttaggaaagctGTTCCAGCcgtggcagaaaacggaggcattgcaaagggagtgctgagccaggctttaggaccctggagaaggcccgtagcctatttgtccaagagattggactcagtagcctcagggtggccagcctgcttaaGAGCTCTagctgccacagccatgctagtgaaggaggccagcaagctcacccttggacagaatttgcagataattggggagcatcatatagagagaattttgaaatcctctcctgatcgctggttgtctaatgcacggctaactcagtaccaggtgcagttgctgaattccccagcagtccagttcctgaaaagcgccgccttgaatccagccaccctgctgccagcccctgatccaaccatcatgcatagctgccatgaaatattagagcgggtcacaggcgtgcgcccagacttgcgggatgaggcataggaaaaaccagagctcactctgttctcggatagcagtagtttccttagggaagggcagCGGTACGCGGGGCTGTGGTAACCACggaaactgaagtcatttggcagca is a window of Desmodus rotundus isolate HL8 chromosome 1, HLdesRot8A.1, whole genome shotgun sequence DNA encoding:
- the ZNF883 gene encoding LOW QUALITY PROTEIN: zinc finger protein 883 (The sequence of the model RefSeq protein was modified relative to this genomic sequence to represent the inferred CDS: substituted 2 bases at 2 genomic stop codons) translates to MGSEKICVREKHECKLCGKTFSRSSNVIQHQRMHTGEXPYECHECGKAFGRISALIQHHRTHTGEKPYEFNECEKAFSHRSSLRNHERIHTGEKPYPCHECGKVFSHISVRTQHHRTHTGKKPYACIECGKAFSRSAHLIXHRGIHAGEKSYQCKERQKVFCHSTSLIQHQRTHPGEKPYECNECGKAFSHTPAFIQHQRIHTGEKPYECNECGKAFNRSTHLTQQQRTHTGEKPYVCKECGKTFS